Proteins encoded in a region of the Streptomyces violaceoruber genome:
- a CDS encoding acyl-CoA dehydrogenase family protein, which yields MDHKLSPELEELRRTVEQFAHDVVAPKIGDFYERHEFPYEIVREMGRMGLFGLPFPEEYGGMGGDYFALGVALEELARVDSSVAITLEAGVSLGAMPLHLFGTEEQKREWLPRLCSGEILGAFGLTEPDGGSDAGATRTTARLDEATNEWVINGTKCFITNSGTDITGLVTVTAVTGRKPDGRPLISSIIVPSGTPGFTVAAPYSKVGWNASDTRELSFADVRVPAANLLGELGRGYAQFLRILDEGRVAIAALGTGLAQGCVDESVAYAKERHAFGRPIGANQAIQFKIADMEMKAHTARLAWRDAASRLVAGEPFKKEAALAKLYSSTVAVDNARDATQVHGGYGFMNEYPVARMWRDAKILEIGEGTSEVQRMLIARELGLVG from the coding sequence ATGGACCACAAGCTCTCCCCCGAACTGGAAGAACTGCGCCGTACGGTCGAACAGTTCGCGCACGACGTGGTGGCGCCCAAGATCGGCGACTTCTACGAGCGGCACGAGTTCCCGTACGAGATCGTCCGCGAGATGGGCCGCATGGGCCTGTTCGGGCTGCCGTTCCCGGAGGAGTACGGCGGCATGGGCGGCGACTACTTCGCCCTCGGCGTGGCCCTGGAGGAGCTGGCCCGGGTCGACTCGTCGGTGGCGATCACGCTGGAGGCGGGTGTCTCGCTGGGCGCGATGCCGCTGCACCTGTTCGGCACCGAGGAGCAGAAGCGCGAGTGGCTGCCCCGGCTCTGCTCGGGCGAGATCCTGGGCGCGTTCGGTCTCACCGAGCCGGACGGGGGCAGCGACGCGGGCGCGACCCGTACCACGGCCCGCCTGGACGAGGCCACGAACGAATGGGTCATCAACGGCACCAAGTGCTTCATCACCAACTCCGGCACGGACATCACGGGCCTGGTCACGGTCACGGCGGTGACCGGCCGCAAGCCCGACGGCAGGCCCCTGATCTCGTCGATCATCGTCCCGTCGGGCACCCCGGGCTTCACGGTGGCCGCCCCGTACTCGAAGGTCGGCTGGAACGCCTCGGACACCCGTGAGCTGTCCTTCGCCGACGTCCGGGTCCCGGCGGCGAACCTGCTGGGCGAGCTGGGGCGCGGCTACGCGCAGTTCCTGCGCATCCTGGACGAGGGCCGGGTGGCGATCGCCGCGCTGGGCACGGGGCTGGCGCAGGGCTGTGTGGACGAGTCGGTCGCCTACGCGAAGGAACGTCACGCCTTCGGCAGGCCCATCGGCGCCAACCAGGCCATCCAGTTCAAGATCGCCGACATGGAGATGAAGGCCCACACGGCCCGTCTCGCCTGGCGGGACGCGGCCTCGCGGCTGGTGGCGGGCGAGCCGTTCAAGAAGGAGGCGGCGCTGGCGAAGCTGTACTCGTCGACGGTCGCGGTGGACAACGCCCGGGACGCCACCCAGGTCCACGGCGGCTACGGTTTCATGAACGAGTACCCGGTGGCCCGCATGTGGCGGGACGCGAAGATCCTGGAGATCGGCGAGGGCACCAGCGAGGTCCAGCGGATGCTGATCGCACGGGAGTTGGGGCTGGTGGGCTGA
- a CDS encoding acyl-CoA thioesterase — MSEALQSLLDLLDLERIEEDIYRGRSRSAVVPRVFGGQVAAQAMVAAGRTVPGDRHAHSLHAYFLRPGDPGAPIVYNVDRLRDGRSFTTRRVVAVQHGKPIFTLSASFQTYEEGLDHQAPMPSAPDPATLPTGEERLRGYPHLPAETVERFLEARAAVDLRYVDDPPFGDFGTPREPHSQVWFRTNGKLADDPLLHVVLATYVSDMTLLDSVLLAHGRGGWAVGDVVGASLDHAMWFHRPFRADEWLLYDQQSPSASGGRGLGQARIHTQDGRLAVSVVQEGVVRVPREH, encoded by the coding sequence ATGAGCGAAGCACTCCAGTCCCTCCTCGACCTGCTCGACCTCGAGCGGATCGAGGAGGACATCTACCGCGGCCGCTCCCGGTCCGCCGTCGTCCCCCGGGTCTTCGGCGGACAGGTGGCGGCCCAGGCCATGGTCGCCGCCGGCCGCACCGTCCCCGGAGACCGGCACGCGCACTCCCTGCACGCGTACTTCCTGCGCCCCGGCGACCCCGGCGCCCCCATCGTCTACAACGTCGACCGGCTGCGCGACGGCCGCTCCTTCACCACCCGCCGCGTCGTCGCCGTCCAGCACGGCAAGCCGATCTTCACCCTGTCGGCGTCCTTCCAGACGTACGAGGAGGGCCTGGACCACCAGGCCCCGATGCCGTCCGCACCGGACCCGGCGACCCTCCCCACCGGCGAGGAGCGGCTGCGCGGCTACCCGCACCTGCCCGCCGAGACGGTGGAGCGCTTCCTGGAGGCCCGCGCCGCCGTCGACCTGCGCTACGTCGACGACCCGCCCTTCGGCGACTTCGGCACCCCGCGCGAACCGCACTCCCAGGTGTGGTTCCGCACCAACGGCAAGCTCGCGGACGACCCCCTGCTGCACGTCGTCCTCGCCACCTACGTCTCCGACATGACCCTGCTCGACTCGGTCCTGCTCGCGCACGGCCGCGGCGGCTGGGCCGTCGGCGACGTCGTCGGGGCCTCGCTGGACCACGCCATGTGGTTCCACCGGCCCTTCCGCGCCGACGAATGGCTGCTGTACGACCAGCAGTCGCCGTCCGCGTCCGGCGGCCGGGGCCTCGGCCAGGCCCGCATCCACACCCAGGACGGGCGGCTCGCCGTCTCCGTCGTCCAGGAAGGCGTGGTCCGCGTCCCTCGGGAACACTGA
- a CDS encoding acetyl/propionyl/methylcrotonyl-CoA carboxylase subunit alpha: MFDTVLVANRGEIAVRVIRTLRSMGVRSVAVFSDADADARHVREADDAVRIGPAPATESYLSVERLLAAAARTGAQAVHPGYGFLAENAGFARACEEAGLVFIGPSADAIALMGDKIRAKETVRAAGVPVVPGSSGSGLTDEQLADAAREIGTPVLLKPSAGGGGKGMRLVRDTAVLADEIAAARREARASFGDDTLLVERWIDRPRHIEIQVLADGHGGVVHLGERECSLQRRHQKVIEEAPSVLLDEATRAAMGEAAVQAARSCGYRGAGTVEFIVPGSDPSQYYFMEMNTRLQVEHPVTELVTGLDLVEWQLRVAAGEPLGFGQEDVRLTGHAIEARLCAEDPARGFLPSGGTVLRLREPEGDGVRTDSGLSEGTEVGSLYDPMLSKVIAYGPDRETALRRLRAALAGTVTLGVQTNAGFLRRLLAHPAVVAGELDTGLVEREVDGLVATDVPEEVYEAAAAVRLEALRPRGDGWTDPFSVPSGWRMGGEPKAAAFHLRVTDPVEHTPRGTHTVTGDRVTVTLDGVRHTFHRAADWLGRDGDAWQVRDHDPVAASLNRSAHAGADSLTAPMPGTVTVVKVAVGDEVSAGQSLLVVEAMKMEHVISAPHAGTVAELDVAPGTTVAMDQVLAVIAPTDDATEETA; this comes from the coding sequence ATGTTCGACACCGTGCTCGTCGCCAACCGCGGCGAGATCGCCGTCCGCGTCATCCGGACGCTGCGCTCGATGGGCGTGCGCTCGGTGGCGGTCTTCTCCGACGCCGACGCGGACGCACGGCATGTGCGGGAGGCGGACGACGCGGTACGGATCGGCCCGGCGCCCGCGACGGAGAGCTATCTGTCCGTCGAGCGGCTGCTGGCGGCGGCGGCCCGGACGGGGGCGCAGGCCGTCCACCCGGGATACGGCTTCCTCGCCGAGAACGCGGGTTTCGCGCGGGCCTGCGAGGAGGCGGGGCTGGTCTTCATCGGGCCGTCCGCCGACGCGATCGCCCTGATGGGCGACAAGATCCGCGCCAAGGAGACGGTGCGGGCGGCCGGGGTGCCGGTCGTCCCCGGCTCCAGCGGCAGCGGGCTCACCGACGAGCAGCTCGCCGACGCCGCCCGCGAGATCGGCACCCCGGTGCTGCTCAAGCCGTCGGCGGGCGGTGGCGGCAAGGGCATGCGGCTGGTGCGGGACACGGCGGTGCTGGCCGACGAGATCGCCGCCGCGCGCCGCGAGGCCCGCGCCTCCTTCGGCGACGACACGCTGCTGGTGGAGCGGTGGATCGACCGTCCCCGGCACATCGAGATCCAGGTGCTGGCCGACGGCCACGGGGGCGTGGTGCACCTGGGCGAGCGCGAGTGCTCGCTCCAGCGCCGCCACCAGAAGGTGATCGAGGAGGCGCCCAGCGTCCTGCTGGACGAGGCGACCCGGGCGGCGATGGGCGAGGCGGCCGTGCAGGCGGCCCGGTCCTGCGGCTACCGGGGCGCGGGCACGGTGGAGTTCATCGTGCCCGGGAGCGACCCCTCCCAGTACTACTTCATGGAGATGAACACCCGTCTCCAGGTCGAGCACCCGGTGACCGAGCTGGTGACCGGCCTGGACCTGGTGGAGTGGCAGCTGCGGGTGGCGGCGGGCGAGCCGCTCGGGTTCGGGCAGGAGGACGTACGGCTGACCGGGCACGCGATCGAGGCCCGGCTGTGCGCGGAGGACCCGGCGCGCGGCTTCCTGCCCTCCGGCGGCACGGTGCTGCGGCTGCGCGAGCCCGAGGGCGACGGCGTGCGCACCGACTCGGGGCTCAGTGAGGGCACCGAGGTCGGCAGCCTCTACGACCCGATGCTGTCCAAGGTGATCGCGTACGGCCCCGACCGGGAGACCGCGCTGCGCAGGCTCCGGGCGGCGCTGGCCGGGACGGTCACCCTGGGCGTGCAGACCAACGCCGGGTTCCTGCGGCGGCTGCTCGCGCACCCGGCGGTGGTGGCGGGCGAGCTGGACACGGGGCTGGTGGAGCGCGAGGTCGACGGCCTGGTCGCCACCGACGTACCGGAGGAGGTGTACGAGGCGGCGGCGGCCGTACGGCTGGAGGCGCTGCGCCCGCGCGGGGACGGCTGGACGGACCCGTTCTCGGTGCCGAGCGGCTGGCGGATGGGCGGCGAGCCGAAGGCGGCCGCCTTCCACCTCCGGGTCACCGACCCGGTGGAACACACCCCGCGCGGAACCCACACCGTCACCGGGGACCGGGTCACGGTCACCCTGGACGGCGTCCGGCACACCTTCCACCGCGCCGCCGACTGGCTGGGCCGCGACGGCGACGCCTGGCAGGTGCGCGACCACGACCCGGTGGCCGCCTCCCTCAACCGGTCCGCCCACGCGGGCGCCGACTCGCTGACCGCGCCGATGCCGGGCACGGTGACGGTGGTGAAGGTCGCCGTCGGCGACGAGGTGAGCGCCGGGCAGAGCCTGCTGGTGGTGGAGGCGATGAAGATGGAGCACGTCATCTCCGCCCCGCACGCGGGCACCGTCGCCGAGCTGGACGTGGCGCCGGGCACGACGGTGGCCATGGACCAGGTGCTCGCGGTCATCGCACCCACCGACGACGCGACGGAGGAGACGGCATGA
- a CDS encoding hydroxymethylglutaryl-CoA lyase: MNAPEPGLPMAVPAEGLPARVRIHEVGARDGLQNEKATVPTAVKAEFIRRLAGTGLTTIEATSFVHPKWVPQLADAEDLYPRISGLPVELPVLVPNERGLDRALALGARRVAVFASATESFAKANLNRTVDEALAMFEPVVTRAKAQGDDVRVRGYLSMCFGDPWEGPVAVPQVVRVCRALLDMGCDELSLGDTIGVATPGHVTALLTALTGAGVPVSALGVHFHDTYGQALANTLAALQRGVTTVDASAGGLGGCPFAKSATGNLATEDLVWMLRGLGIDTGVDLGRLVATSVWMAAHLGRPSPSRTVRALSHQES; this comes from the coding sequence ATGAACGCCCCGGAACCGGGCCTCCCGATGGCCGTACCGGCCGAGGGACTGCCCGCCCGCGTCCGCATCCACGAGGTCGGCGCGCGCGACGGACTGCAGAACGAGAAGGCGACCGTGCCGACGGCCGTCAAGGCGGAGTTCATCCGCCGGCTGGCCGGCACGGGCCTGACCACGATCGAGGCGACGAGCTTCGTCCACCCCAAGTGGGTCCCCCAGCTGGCCGACGCCGAGGACCTGTACCCGCGGATCTCCGGCCTGCCGGTGGAGCTGCCGGTGCTGGTGCCGAACGAACGCGGCCTGGACCGGGCCCTCGCGCTCGGCGCGCGCCGGGTCGCGGTGTTCGCCAGCGCGACCGAGTCCTTCGCCAAGGCCAACCTCAACCGCACCGTGGACGAGGCGCTGGCCATGTTCGAGCCCGTGGTGACCCGGGCGAAGGCGCAGGGCGACGACGTCCGTGTACGGGGCTACCTCTCGATGTGCTTCGGCGATCCGTGGGAGGGCCCGGTCGCCGTCCCCCAGGTGGTGCGGGTCTGCCGGGCCCTGCTGGACATGGGCTGCGACGAGCTGAGCCTCGGCGACACCATCGGGGTGGCGACCCCGGGCCATGTGACGGCGCTGCTCACCGCGCTGACCGGGGCGGGCGTGCCGGTCTCCGCGCTGGGCGTGCACTTCCACGACACCTACGGCCAGGCCCTGGCCAACACGCTGGCCGCGCTCCAGCGGGGCGTCACCACCGTCGACGCCTCCGCCGGCGGGCTCGGCGGCTGCCCCTTCGCGAAGTCCGCCACCGGCAACCTCGCCACCGAAGACCTCGTGTGGATGCTGCGGGGCCTCGGCATCGACACCGGGGTCGACCTCGGCCGTCTCGTCGCCACAAGCGTCTGGATGGCCGCGCACCTGGGCCGGCCGAGCCCGTCCCGCACCGTACGAGCCCTCTCCCACCAGGAGTCGTGA
- a CDS encoding acyl-CoA dehydrogenase family protein has product MRRTVFNEDHEAFRETLRAFIEAEVVPVYDDWFAAGQAPREFYYKLGELGIFGINVPEEFGGAGMDSHKFEAVLYEETARAGVQFGGSGVHVLLALPYINMLATDEQKKRYLPKFVTGEEMWAIAMTEPGTGSDLAGMKSTAKLSEDGTHYVLNGAKTFITGGVHADRVIVCARTDAPTAEDRRHGISLFAVDTKSEGYSVGRKLDKLGLRTSDTAELAFVDVKVPVEDLLGEENKGFSYLGHNLASERWGIAFGAYAQAKAAVRFAKQYVQDRTVFGKPVAHFQNTKFELAACQAEVDAAEAVVDRATEALDAGELTPAEAASAKLFCTEVAHRVIDRCLQLHGGYGYMNEYPIARLYADNRVNRIYGGTSEIMKSIIAKNMGL; this is encoded by the coding sequence GTGCGCCGTACGGTGTTCAACGAGGACCACGAGGCGTTCCGGGAGACCCTCCGCGCCTTCATCGAGGCCGAGGTCGTCCCCGTCTACGACGACTGGTTCGCCGCGGGCCAGGCGCCGCGCGAGTTCTACTACAAGCTCGGCGAGCTGGGCATCTTCGGCATCAACGTGCCCGAGGAGTTCGGCGGCGCCGGCATGGACAGCCACAAGTTCGAGGCCGTCCTCTACGAGGAGACCGCCCGCGCGGGCGTCCAGTTCGGCGGCTCCGGCGTCCACGTGCTGCTCGCCCTGCCCTACATCAACATGCTGGCCACCGACGAGCAGAAGAAGCGCTACCTGCCGAAGTTCGTCACCGGCGAGGAGATGTGGGCCATCGCGATGACCGAGCCGGGCACCGGCTCCGACCTCGCGGGCATGAAGTCCACCGCCAAACTCTCCGAGGACGGCACCCACTACGTCCTCAACGGCGCCAAGACCTTCATCACCGGCGGCGTGCACGCCGACCGCGTCATCGTCTGCGCCCGCACCGACGCGCCCACGGCCGAGGACCGCCGCCACGGCATCTCCCTGTTCGCCGTGGACACCAAGTCCGAGGGCTACTCGGTCGGCCGCAAGCTCGACAAGCTGGGCCTGCGCACCTCCGACACCGCCGAGCTGGCCTTCGTCGACGTCAAGGTCCCCGTCGAGGACCTGCTCGGCGAGGAGAACAAGGGCTTCTCCTACCTCGGCCACAACCTGGCCTCCGAGCGCTGGGGCATCGCCTTCGGCGCCTACGCGCAGGCCAAGGCCGCCGTCCGGTTCGCCAAGCAGTACGTGCAGGACCGCACCGTCTTCGGCAAGCCGGTCGCCCACTTCCAGAACACCAAGTTCGAGCTGGCCGCCTGCCAGGCCGAGGTGGACGCCGCCGAGGCCGTCGTCGACCGCGCGACCGAGGCCCTGGACGCCGGCGAGCTGACCCCCGCCGAGGCCGCCAGCGCCAAGCTGTTCTGCACCGAGGTCGCCCACCGCGTCATCGACCGCTGCCTCCAGCTGCACGGCGGCTACGGCTACATGAACGAGTACCCGATCGCCCGCCTGTACGCGGACAACCGCGTCAACCGCATCTACGGCGGCACCAGCGAGATCATGAAGTCGATCATCGCGAAGAACATGGGCCTGTAG
- a CDS encoding carboxyl transferase domain-containing protein, translated as MHEAPELTTAADPASEAFRANEEAHAALVQELRAKLAAARLGGGERARARHTARGKLLPRDRVDTLLDPGSPFLELAPLAADGLYDGAAPAAGVIAGIGRVSGRECVIVANDATVKGGTYYPMTVKKHLRAQEVALENRLPCLYLVDSGGAFLPMQDEVFPDREHFGRIFYNQARMSGAGIPQIAAVLGSCTAGGAYVPAMSDEAVIVRNQGTIFLGGPPLVKAATGEVVTAEELGGGEVHSRVSGVTDHLAEDDPHALRIVRQIVSTLPERGALPWGVEAAAEPKANPQDLYGVVPVDSRTPYDVREVIARVVDGSRFAEFKSEYGQTLVTGFARIHGHPVGIVANNGILFSESAQKGAHFIELCDQRGIPLVFLQNISGFMVGRDYEAGGIAKHGAKMVTAVACTRVPKLTVVVGGSYGAGNYSMCGRAYSPRFLWMWPNAKISVMGGEQAASVLATVKRDQLEGRGEEWPAEEEESFKAPVRAQYERQGNAYYATARLWDDGVIEPADTRQVLGLALTACANAPLGEPRFGVFRM; from the coding sequence ATGCACGAGGCACCGGAGCTGACGACGGCGGCAGATCCCGCGTCGGAGGCCTTTCGGGCCAACGAGGAGGCGCACGCCGCCCTCGTTCAGGAACTGCGCGCCAAGCTCGCGGCGGCCCGGCTGGGCGGCGGCGAGCGGGCACGGGCCCGGCACACCGCGCGGGGCAAGCTGCTGCCGCGCGACCGCGTGGACACGCTGCTCGACCCGGGCTCGCCGTTCCTGGAGCTGGCGCCGCTCGCCGCCGACGGGCTCTACGACGGGGCGGCCCCGGCCGCCGGCGTGATCGCCGGGATCGGCCGGGTCAGCGGCCGGGAGTGCGTGATCGTGGCGAACGACGCCACCGTCAAGGGCGGCACGTACTACCCGATGACCGTGAAGAAGCACCTCAGGGCGCAGGAGGTGGCGCTGGAGAACCGGCTGCCGTGCCTGTACCTGGTGGACTCGGGGGGTGCCTTCCTGCCGATGCAGGACGAGGTCTTCCCCGACCGCGAGCACTTCGGACGGATCTTCTACAACCAGGCCCGGATGTCCGGCGCGGGCATCCCGCAGATCGCGGCCGTCCTCGGCTCCTGCACGGCGGGCGGCGCGTACGTCCCGGCGATGAGCGACGAGGCGGTGATCGTCCGCAATCAGGGCACGATCTTCCTGGGCGGCCCGCCGCTGGTGAAGGCGGCCACCGGCGAGGTGGTCACGGCGGAGGAGCTGGGCGGCGGCGAGGTCCACTCGCGCGTGTCCGGTGTGACCGACCACCTCGCGGAGGACGACCCGCACGCCCTGCGCATCGTGCGGCAGATCGTCTCCACCCTGCCGGAGCGCGGCGCCCTCCCCTGGGGCGTGGAGGCGGCCGCCGAGCCGAAGGCGAACCCGCAGGACCTGTACGGCGTGGTGCCGGTCGACTCCCGCACCCCCTACGACGTCCGCGAGGTCATCGCGCGCGTGGTGGACGGCTCCCGCTTCGCCGAGTTCAAGTCCGAGTACGGGCAGACCCTGGTCACCGGCTTCGCCCGCATCCACGGCCACCCGGTCGGCATCGTCGCCAACAACGGCATCCTGTTCTCCGAGTCGGCCCAGAAGGGCGCCCACTTCATCGAGCTGTGCGACCAGCGCGGCATCCCGCTGGTGTTCCTGCAGAACATCTCCGGGTTCATGGTGGGCCGGGACTACGAGGCCGGTGGCATCGCCAAGCACGGCGCCAAGATGGTGACGGCGGTGGCGTGCACGCGCGTGCCGAAGCTGACGGTGGTCGTCGGCGGCTCGTACGGCGCGGGCAACTACTCGATGTGCGGTCGGGCGTATTCGCCGCGCTTCCTGTGGATGTGGCCCAACGCCAAGATCTCCGTGATGGGCGGCGAGCAGGCCGCGTCCGTGCTGGCCACGGTCAAGCGGGACCAGCTGGAGGGGCGCGGCGAGGAGTGGCCGGCCGAGGAGGAGGAGTCCTTCAAGGCACCGGTGCGCGCCCAGTACGAGCGCCAGGGCAACGCCTACTACGCGACCGCCCGCCTGTGGGACGACGGCGTGATCGAGCCCGCCGACACCCGGCAGGTGCTGGGCCTGGCCCTGACCGCGTGTGCCAACGCGCCGCTGGGCGAGCCCCGGTTCGGCGTCTTCCGGATGTGA
- a CDS encoding siderophore-interacting protein, producing MTTAVAAPFRFFALQVVRTRRLGDVDWIRPAPANGASLPTRAGSGACSCTAEEGDRAEPWQPTTTPQMRVPDPAPPAGSKRHPPSPSLTRVTFAGPDLRAFRSDGLDQSLSLFLPHPGQAEPAVPVELGEGWWQGWRELPEDVRAVMRSYTLRSLRRDTDGHTAEIDVDFVLHGLEPDSGIQAGPAARWAADAAPGDRVLLLGPAVADNRAIRFRPPEDTDLVVIWGDETAVPAACAIVEALPAGTRARVWLQVPHAEDVRDLRTAADAEITWLVGDAADGPEATLATLRAAQLPPAEHPYVWIAGESGCVKRLRRHFVGERGVDRRRVTFVGYWRRGLTEEQLREQG from the coding sequence ATGACGACGGCCGTCGCCGCCCCGTTCCGTTTCTTCGCCCTCCAGGTCGTACGGACGAGGCGGTTGGGGGATGTCGATTGGATCAGGCCGGCTCCGGCCAACGGTGCTTCGCTGCCGACCCGAGCGGGGTCCGGTGCGTGCAGCTGCACGGCGGAGGAGGGCGACAGGGCGGAGCCCTGGCAACCGACGACAACGCCGCAGATGCGCGTGCCAGACCCCGCGCCCCCGGCAGGATCCAAACGACACCCCCCAAGCCCGTCCCTGACCCGGGTCACCTTCGCGGGGCCCGACCTGCGCGCCTTCCGCTCCGACGGCCTCGACCAGTCGCTGTCGCTGTTCCTGCCGCACCCGGGGCAGGCGGAGCCCGCGGTCCCGGTGGAGCTGGGCGAGGGCTGGTGGCAGGGCTGGCGGGAACTGCCGGAGGACGTACGGGCGGTGATGCGCTCGTACACGCTGCGGTCACTGCGCCGCGACACCGACGGGCACACCGCCGAGATCGACGTCGACTTCGTCCTGCACGGCCTCGAACCGGACTCGGGGATCCAGGCCGGTCCCGCCGCCCGCTGGGCCGCCGACGCCGCCCCCGGCGACCGCGTGCTGCTGCTCGGCCCGGCGGTCGCCGACAACCGGGCGATCCGCTTCCGGCCGCCCGAGGACACCGACCTGGTGGTGATCTGGGGCGACGAGACAGCCGTACCCGCCGCCTGCGCCATCGTGGAGGCACTGCCGGCCGGCACCCGCGCGCGGGTCTGGCTTCAGGTGCCGCACGCCGAGGACGTGCGGGACCTCCGGACGGCCGCGGACGCCGAGATCACCTGGCTGGTCGGGGACGCCGCCGACGGGCCCGAGGCGACCCTCGCCACCCTCCGCGCCGCCCAACTGCCGCCCGCCGAACACCCCTACGTCTGGATCGCGGGCGAGTCCGGCTGCGTGAAGCGGCTGCGGCGGCACTTCGTGGGCGAGCGCGGCGTCGACCGACGGCGCGTCACCTTCGTCGGCTACTGGCGCCGGGGCCTGACGGAGGAACAACTCCGCGAGCAGGGCTGA
- a CDS encoding SACE_7040 family transcriptional regulator: protein MATRTDAPTRREQILKEAARLFAERGFHGVGVDEIGAAVGISGPGLYRHFPGKDAMLAELLVGISDSLLTGAKRRLAEADGAAGSRAGTGPTGPGAVLDSLIEGHIDFALDDRPLITLHDRELDRLRDADRKMVRQLQRQYVELWVGVLREVYPAVAEPAARSAVHSVFGLLNSTPHLGRPGSLPGRAVTASLLHRMARGAFAAVGEA from the coding sequence ATGGCCACCAGAACCGACGCCCCCACCCGCCGCGAGCAGATCCTCAAGGAGGCCGCCCGGCTCTTCGCCGAGCGCGGCTTCCACGGGGTGGGCGTCGACGAGATAGGCGCCGCGGTCGGCATCAGCGGCCCCGGCCTCTACCGGCACTTCCCCGGCAAGGACGCGATGCTCGCCGAGCTGCTGGTCGGGATCAGCGACTCGCTGCTGACCGGGGCGAAGCGGCGGCTGGCGGAGGCGGACGGGGCGGCCGGCTCCCGGGCGGGCACCGGCCCGACGGGGCCGGGGGCGGTCCTCGACTCGCTCATCGAGGGGCACATCGACTTCGCGCTCGACGACCGCCCGCTCATCACCCTGCACGACCGCGAGCTGGACCGCCTCCGGGACGCCGACCGCAAGATGGTGCGGCAGTTGCAGCGGCAGTACGTGGAGCTGTGGGTCGGGGTGCTCCGGGAGGTCTACCCGGCGGTCGCCGAGCCCGCCGCCCGCTCCGCGGTCCATTCGGTCTTCGGCCTCCTGAACTCCACCCCCCACCTGGGCCGCCCCGGCTCCCTGCCCGGCCGCGCGGTGACGGCGTCCCTGCTGCACCGGATGGCCCGGGGGGCGTTCGCGGCGGTGGGGGAGGCGTAG
- the desE gene encoding siderophore-binding protein DesE produces the protein MSHASATHPTRRGILAAGGALGLGAVLAACGDGDGKSDGAGDGSGGAAKSGPWSFKDDRGTTVKLDKVPANIVAFTGVAAALFDYGVEVKGVFGPTTTKDGKPDVQAGDLDVDKVTVLGNEWGKLNVEKYASLAPEVLITTTFDTAGTLWSVPEESKDKVAKLAPSVAISVFDRQLTQPLQRMWELAESLGADMKAKKVTDAKAAFDKAAARLRAAAKAKPEIRVLAGSASPDLFYVSGTNLSVDLEYFKALGVNFVEPSEDAKKATGGWFESLSWENVDKYPADVIIMDDRASTIQPADITEGTWKQLPAVKAGQVIARSPEPILSYDKCTPLLDNLAEAIENAKKVG, from the coding sequence ATGTCCCACGCCAGCGCTACCCACCCGACCCGCCGCGGAATCCTCGCCGCCGGCGGCGCCCTCGGCCTCGGCGCCGTGCTCGCGGCCTGCGGCGACGGCGACGGCAAGAGCGATGGGGCGGGCGACGGGTCGGGCGGCGCCGCCAAGTCCGGCCCCTGGTCCTTCAAGGACGACCGCGGCACGACCGTGAAGCTGGACAAGGTGCCGGCGAACATCGTCGCCTTCACGGGTGTCGCCGCCGCCCTCTTCGACTACGGCGTCGAGGTCAAGGGCGTCTTCGGCCCGACCACCACCAAGGACGGCAAGCCCGACGTGCAGGCCGGCGACCTCGACGTCGACAAGGTCACCGTGCTCGGCAACGAGTGGGGCAAGCTCAACGTCGAGAAGTACGCCTCCCTCGCCCCGGAGGTGCTCATCACCACGACGTTCGACACCGCGGGCACCCTGTGGTCCGTCCCGGAGGAGTCGAAGGACAAGGTCGCCAAGCTCGCCCCGAGCGTCGCGATCTCGGTCTTCGACCGCCAGCTCACCCAGCCGCTCCAGCGCATGTGGGAGCTGGCGGAGTCGCTCGGCGCGGACATGAAGGCCAAGAAGGTCACCGACGCCAAGGCCGCCTTCGACAAGGCCGCCGCCCGGCTGCGCGCCGCCGCCAAGGCCAAGCCGGAGATCCGGGTGCTGGCCGGTTCCGCGAGCCCCGACCTGTTCTACGTCTCCGGCACCAACCTCTCGGTGGACCTGGAGTACTTCAAGGCCCTCGGCGTGAACTTCGTCGAGCCCTCCGAGGACGCCAAGAAGGCGACCGGCGGCTGGTTCGAGTCCCTGAGCTGGGAGAACGTCGACAAGTACCCGGCCGACGTCATCATCATGGACGACCGCGCCTCGACCATCCAGCCCGCCGACATCACCGAGGGCACCTGGAAGCAGCTCCCCGCGGTCAAGGCCGGACAGGTCATCGCCCGCTCCCCCGAGCCGATCCTGTCCTACGACAAGTGCACGCCGCTCCTCGACAACCTGGCCGAGGCGATCGAGAACGCCAAGAAGGTCGGCTGA